A window of Halostella salina contains these coding sequences:
- a CDS encoding response regulator transcription factor, producing MGDSGDPAGDGATVVVADDEPKVTDLYAGYLEPAFDVRRAYDGEGALGAVDEDVDVVLLDRQMPDMSGDEVLDAIREEGYDCQVVLVTALEPTMDIVDMPFDDYVVKPTDKAEINAVVERQLLRASHDAEVNEYLRLRSKIEVLREEKTEEELAESDRFEMLTVLAESLYDDLQEAVDDTDAVADVDDLVGDS from the coding sequence ATGGGCGACAGCGGTGATCCGGCTGGCGACGGCGCGACAGTGGTGGTCGCCGACGACGAGCCGAAAGTAACCGACCTCTACGCCGGCTATCTCGAACCGGCGTTCGACGTGCGGCGCGCGTACGACGGGGAGGGCGCGCTGGGGGCGGTCGACGAAGACGTGGACGTGGTGTTGCTCGACCGGCAGATGCCGGACATGTCCGGCGACGAGGTGCTCGACGCGATTCGGGAGGAGGGGTACGACTGCCAGGTGGTGCTGGTCACCGCCCTGGAGCCGACCATGGACATCGTCGACATGCCGTTCGACGACTACGTCGTGAAACCGACCGACAAGGCGGAGATAAACGCCGTCGTCGAGCGCCAGCTCCTGCGGGCGAGCCACGACGCGGAGGTCAACGAGTACCTGCGACTGCGCTCGAAGATCGAGGTCCTCCGCGAGGAGAAAACCGAGGAGGAGCTCGCGGAGAGCGACCGGTTCGAGATGCTCACCGTCCTCGCCGAGTCGCTGTACGACGACCTGCAGGAAGCCGTGGACGACACCGACGCCGTGGCGGACGTGGACGACCTCGTCGGGGACTCCTGA
- a CDS encoding GrpB family protein: protein MVGLARGTVSLAPHDPAWAERYAAEVDRLRAVVGDDISEFHHVGSTAVPGVPAKPIVDVLAVVPSRETARALVPTLEANGYEHRPNDGVPDRVFLAKGPRSNRTHYLSLTERGSDTCAEQIAFRDYLRANPPVAAAYAGLKRDLAARFPDDRAAYTERKGEFVERVLDRAGDGPPYSSTETHSPVSADR, encoded by the coding sequence ATGGTCGGACTGGCACGCGGGACGGTGTCGCTTGCACCACACGACCCGGCGTGGGCGGAGCGGTACGCGGCCGAGGTCGACCGCCTCCGGGCCGTCGTGGGCGACGACATCAGTGAGTTTCACCACGTCGGGAGCACGGCGGTTCCCGGGGTCCCGGCCAAACCGATCGTCGACGTGCTCGCGGTCGTCCCGAGCCGCGAGACGGCGCGTGCACTCGTGCCGACTCTGGAGGCGAACGGCTACGAACACCGGCCAAACGATGGCGTCCCCGACCGCGTCTTCCTCGCGAAGGGCCCGCGGTCGAACCGTACGCACTACCTCTCGCTGACCGAGCGGGGAAGCGACACCTGCGCCGAACAGATCGCGTTTCGCGACTATCTCCGCGCGAACCCGCCCGTCGCCGCGGCGTACGCGGGCCTGAAACGCGACCTTGCGGCACGGTTCCCGGACGACCGGGCGGCGTACACCGAGCGCAAAGGGGAATTCGTCGAGCGCGTGCTCGACCGTGCAGGGGACGGACCGCCCTATTCGTCGACCGAGACGCACTCACCGGTCTCGGCCGACCGATAG